DNA from Larimichthys crocea isolate SSNF chromosome XIII, L_crocea_2.0, whole genome shotgun sequence:
tctattatttaattaacataCCATTATAGACTAGGCTGCAGTAAAAGTAACTTAACCTCTGATTTATCTGCCACTTTTAATCAACCAAAATGTCTTCAAATACTAATGTGGGACCAATGAGCAGGGGAGTTGTTTGTCTGATCCCAGTGAACACTTTCCTagtgtagttgttttgtgttgtgtggtgttaTCCACTGCAGGGCAAGTGACAACACAATGCAGCTGTGAAGAAATACACCAGAGCCAGAAGAAACCTACGTGTTGGCATCGGCGTGTTCACCTTTCTCTCGCTCCTTATTATTCACCAATGGGAAGCCGACTGTGCCACCTGTGGGGAAACATCTAACCAATCAGCAGAGCGGCTTTCGTTTCCTTGTTTATCCTTCCTCACATGCTGCATCTCTTTAATTTTCCAACTTCGCCACACAGGATAGAAACCTGGCCACGCGagaatgcatttcattttttgaaaacatgttttgaatgtAGGCTCAAATTAGATCTCAAACATTTGGGCTCTGTCGAATACATTTAAAGTCCACAGGGTTACAGATGGTTTCATTGGCTGTCTTGTCTGAGAAGTTAAATAGAGCCAGCCTCCTGCGCGCCTTGCTTTCTCTCGCACACAAAGTTACCTGCACTAACTAGAAAGTCCAGTTTCTCAAGCAAGTTCAAGAAAACACCAGTGAGTCCTGGAGGCAACATGGACCTGGACAGGTAAGAtcaaattcattcatgttacgTCTAATTATTTCTGTCTTCTGAGTTTTACTCTCGTTTTAACAAAGTTCTTTAAAATAATTGTGATGccctttgtctctttgttttttgctcATATGCAGCAAAAACTTtctcatttaataaaaaaaaaaatcgttcTAAATACATGAACTCCTTTTAATATCTATTtgataaacagtgttttttataTGAAGTATTGAAGCCACAGATCAAGGCCATACATGCATCAGAATACTGCAGAAGTTACTTAAATTAATATAACGTTAAATGAAATATAGGGCTTTGGTTGAATTAGTATTATGGAAACTTGACTGTAGTTCATAGTGATGCAGTTTAACATTACACATACCGTATTTATTGCTAAATATTGACTCGACACTCTGAATATTAAAAACTACAACGTGGGCCCCAAAAACAGATGTTACACACAGGAGGGGTGTGTGTAACATCTGTTGAATGATGTCTCAGACACATGTCATGTCAGCTTCAACATTTTTGGGGCGTAAATCtgtatcttttatttaaataattaaatttgaCATACAAGCAGGAATGTTCAAAAGTGAACTTAGATAAACACACCCCACATGGAGTCGGTAATTAGACTGAAGTTATGTGAGAAACAGCCCGGGGCAGACTTGGTGGCTTGGCAGCCGTGCCTTCTGTTAATGACAGATAAGCTTTGCAGTAACAACACAGCTTCTTGTGTTTTCACCATTGTCTTGTCGTTCTCCCAGTAAacggctggtggtggtggtgccgAACGAAGCGCTTGTGCCATCTCGCAGAGTGTTCAGCAGCGAGGATGAGGCATGGAGGAGCTACCTGGAGAACCCACTGACTGCTGCCACTAAAGCAATGATGAGCATCAATGGAGATGAGGATagtgcagcagctctgggaCTGCTGTATGACTACTACAAGGTGTGGAAAGCATGACGTGACagccaaaataataattatccaataagatgatttgtttttagATCTTACTTTCCTTATTTGCTTTAACAATGTCAGGTtcccagagagaggaggcatGTCTCCAGTGGTGTCAAATCCACAGACTCCGCTGCTATTGGGCCTGACAACTGTGGGAACTTGGAGATGCTGGATCACCATCTCCAGTCCCTTAGATCTATGCCTGTCAACCTCTCCCTAAACAGCTCCGCTACAGAACATCAGGCCTCCAAGTATGGAGCTACCTGCCTCGCAGGAGAcaccagaggaggagatggtaaaggtggaggtgggatgGCTCTGGCTCTGGTCAAGACAGAGGGCCAAGCATCCATGGGAGTGTCTTGTTCTGGAGGTGCCTACCAAGAAGAACCCAGAGAGCAGATAAGGATGGTTTACGAGCACAGCCATTATGATTTGCCCCTTGCTGGGTACTTGAAAGATGACCAGAGAAGCACTCCGGACAGCACATATGAGGACACTATGGAAGGAGAGGTGAGACTTGTTATACTGTACAGGGGATGTCAGGTGGAGGTAGTattatgtcttgttttgtaaACCAGGATCACTTTGTAGGATTTTGTTGCTTCATTTCTccttctgaaacacacactataTTGTTCTTTGACAGATGTACCGCAGAAGCCCCTCGTCAGGAGTTGATGAGTTCTGCTACAGCCCACCAGTGTAagttaaataatacaaatataagcAAAAGCATGAAACATACAAACTCTGCAGATCATGGAGATTCACACTGGTTTTATGTTCTCACATGGTGTTCTGATGTATAAGTGTTTATCAGATGTGAAAGGATAAGGCACATGATATTCTTCTTATTGTTGACAAATCCAATGAAACTACTGAAACACAAGACTTTCCCAGCCTTTCTGTGGCTCTCAGCCTTAAGCACATTCATCCCTACAGAAAATCCAAGAACTTTCTCTTCTGTGTCACAAATTGATCTTTACTGACTAAATATTGATTgtcagggactattttcagccgtggattaatacacatctAGGTTAgtgtatatttactgtaaagtcgcactgtacagtgtgtgtgggagtaaGACAGtgagtcaaaataaaaacagtgtgttcatggtaatgacGGAACATGTTTCCCAGTGCAacagtatatttttttaatgttttgtggacaacaatggagctctatggcacagaggaagaagatcagTCTTAGTTAGTGGCAACGGTTCATTGTTGGCGTTGATCTTTTCATTAGATTTCCTTATAAGAATGTGGGGAAAAAATCACTGGACTTATGACTTAAAATTGTGCTCTTGCATATTGAAATTCCTACAACAGATTCAAAAATTGTATAGTAGtaatgctgttttattgttgtatcaGAGGAAATACTGTATCGTCATGACATTTGACCCACATGTTCTTCTTACAGTGACAGTTTCCAGTACTCTCTGGATGCCAGCATGTCGATGCGGCCGCGGCAGGGAGATGGACCCATGGCTTACCTGAACCGGGGCCAGTTCTACAATTTGACGCTGTCAAAGAGCGGCTTCACATCATCCCTACGTCAGCCCAGAGGCAAAGTGCGGGTGAGTGGACTGACGCCCTCACACAGGCCTGATGGGAGTCCATCCAGTAGTGAGCAATGCACCATGGGAGgctctgagctgcagcaggacAGTATTGTACAGGTGAGGGAGGGTAGATGGCACATGGAGAGGAAGTGTAGAGGTAGATATTGAGGGTTTTACTGTTAACTTATCGATAGGTAGTGGGAAACCTTGttacacatttgtgtttgattcattttttattctgtggTAACCGGATTATACTGAAATATATCTCAAATATCTTTGCTTCCACTTCAGAGTGTTATCATGGTTGTCTTTGGGGAGGACAAGTGCAGAGACGAGCAGCTGAAGAATTGGAAATACTGGCACTCCCGCCAGCACACTGCCAAACAGAGAGTCCTGGACATAGGTATGATGATTATTGTTATTCTCCTCACTGACAGGCCTGTCTATGGCCTGTTATGGCTTTTAAGTAAGAACATATGGAGAATGGGCCCAGATGCACCAAAAATGCCAACCACATCTACTTAACCACACATGGTATTGAATATCACACTTAGATATAGATATTTTGACACCCACGCTCAACAAAAGCATGAggtaaaaagacagaaagcaggTGGCAAACCTGCAGGAGCCTCCAGGAGAATCCTGTCGTATATCCTGAGGTGAAACCCGACACAATTTGAATAACTGTCAATCCTTGATTCCCACAGGAGCACTGTGGAGAGACAGCCAATGGGTTTCATTTGCATAGACGTTAAGAGGAGAATGGGTGGGGGCCTGGACCGTGGCCATATCCTGTACGATCAGCAAGAGACAGGCCTCAGCCTGTGGTTGAATATTCAATGGAATGAAGCAGAGATGGTTTCGTCTCTCTGGCAAGTTCATGCCAGTACCATGGTGAAATCTATGACCCAATGTAGGCGAGTGGGAATGTTGTACTTATTTGgagcgcttttttttttttttttttggcaaaatgATTTCATGGCAAAACAAAATGCTAGATTATGATACAGATACTGTAAGATAGaaataaacagcataaacacacacaattgaTGGAAACAGGATggaaaccaaataaatacatcaactcatacttaagtacaattttacATATGCAATGATGCATCATTTCTACAGGAAGGGTACTTTTTGTCCCGAAATGTTTGAATTAGGGTTGACTCCAAACTTGAAACTTTTCTCTGATCTCTACTTTGCATGCAGCTGACTACAAGGAGAGCTTCAACACGATTGGGAACGTGGAGGAAATTGCCTACAACGCAGTCTCTTTCACGTGGGACGTCGCTGAAGAagcaaaggtaaaaaaaaaaaaaacgaggaagTAAGAGGAAGAAATAATTAACGTACAGGTAAAACTGGCCACTACTTATCCTCCTGTCTTCACTTCCTTGACTCAGTAATTCGGTGTTGTGATATTTCGTTTCTTTTTGTCAGTACAAAACTTGTAGCCACTTGTGGGAAAGATTGCTCAATGAAACTGCACGTCATCTGTCTTGAGGACTCTTCGGCTGTAGagactctctgtctgtttgtatggACTATTAACACCTTAGGGTTTCAGTATAGTTGGTGGAGNNNNNNNNNNNNNNNNNNNNNNNNNNNNNNNNNNNNNNNNNNNNNNNNNNNNNNTTTTGTCCTGCATGACAGAGGGAGCATCTCTTGCTTTGTGCTGAGTCATGATTTGGGATCGCAGACACACTCGGGACACGCAGTAACACACCTTGAAAGGATACTCGAATTTCACCTTTTGTAAAAGTGGGCAGTTGGATAAAGACAAACTGCAAACAACGTGTAAACACAtacccgcccacacacacactcacacacagcatcaGCCCACCCTCAGGCTGTTTTGGACTCAGGAGATTGTCGCTGTGGCTCCCATTCAGCTTTAATGAAAACTCTGCAAACAGCCACATTGTGGAAGAAGTAATTGCAGCTTTGCGTGTTTGTGGATAAATATTTACTGTTTGGAATAAACCTTCACTCCACTGTAATTGTTTTTAGTGCGCTCGAATGGTACACCTGACACAAAATTGTACCAGTGTGTACTGTTA
Protein-coding regions in this window:
- the LOC104936301 gene encoding grainyhead-like protein 2 homolog isoform X1; this encodes MDLDSKRLVVVVPNEALVPSRRVFSSEDEAWRSYLENPLTAATKAMMSINGDEDSAAALGLLYDYYKVPRERRHVSSGVKSTDSAAIGPDNCGNLEMLDHHLQSLRSMPVNLSLNSSATEHQASKYGATCLAGDTRGGDGKGGGGMALALVKTEGQASMGVSCSGGAYQEEPREQIRMVYEHSHYDLPLAGYLKDDQRSTPDSTYEDTMEGEMYRRSPSSGVDEFCYSPPVDSFQYSLDASMSMRPRQGDGPMAYLNRGQFYNLTLSKSGFTSSLRQPRGKVRVSGLTPSHRPDGSPSSSEQCTMGGSELQQDSIVQSVIMVVFGEDKCRDEQLKNWKYWHSRQHTAKQRVLDIADYKESFNTIGNVEEIAYNAVSFTWDVAEEAKVFISVNCLSTDFSSQKGVKGMPLIIQIDTYSYNSCSSRPIHRAFSQIKVFCDKGAERKLRDEEKKQLRKRMKGKNGSSGTTSPIKRVDSTLLKTMIDLDSQPVLFIPDVHFGNLQRAGQVFAFNTEQVNRDGSVLVKRMSCTSEDDVCPPQPKKTKVELERKVLLYVRKECDEVFDALMLHSPTLKALMEAISEKYAVPVEKMSKVYQKSKKGVLVNMDDNIIQHYSNEDTFILAMESSADSLRVTLSEI
- the LOC104936301 gene encoding grainyhead-like protein 2 homolog isoform X2; translation: MDLDSKRLVVVVPNEALVPSRRVFSSEDEAWRSYLENPLTAATKAMMSINGDEDSAAALGLLYDYYKVPRERRHVSSGVKSTDSAAIGPDNCGNLEMLDHHLQSLRSMPVNLSLNSSATEHQASKYGATCLAGDTRGGDGKGGGGMALALVKTEGQASMGVSCSGGAYQEEPREQIRMVYEHSHYDLPLAGYLKDDQRSTPDSTYEDTMEGEMYRRSPSSGVDEFCYSPPVDSFQYSLDASMSMRPRQGDGPMAYLNRGQFYNLTLSKSGFTSSLRQPRGKVRSVIMVVFGEDKCRDEQLKNWKYWHSRQHTAKQRVLDIADYKESFNTIGNVEEIAYNAVSFTWDVAEEAKVFISVNCLSTDFSSQKGVKGMPLIIQIDTYSYNSCSSRPIHRAFSQIKVFCDKGAERKLRDEEKKQLRKRMKGKNGSSGTTSPIKRVDSTLLKTMIDLDSQPVLFIPDVHFGNLQRAGQVFAFNTEQVNRDGSVLVKRMSCTSEDDVCPPQPKKTKVELERKVLLYVRKECDEVFDALMLHSPTLKALMEAISEKYAVPVEKMSKVYQKSKKGVLVNMDDNIIQHYSNEDTFILAMESSADSLRVTLSEI